The stretch of DNA GTGATGGAGCGATCTGGATCACAGGACGGCTTTCAACATCGGAGTTCACGGTGAGCCGCATGCGAGATCTACTTGTGCAGCCGGTTGACTTTCCCCGTTGTCCTTGGCGTTGCGAGTATGAGAATTGGCGTCGGCTCTCACTCCAATTCTCGTAACGACGAACATTCTTCCTCTGCTGCTTTAGCCAGCCCCATCCTCTGGAAGCGGCACCATTTCTGTACAACACCGGCAACAAATGACAGTTTTTGGCTCTCTCGGGCAGAAATGCTGGCAGAGTGCAGCAGAAGTGTCAGCTTTTTCATACTGTTAACGGGATGCTAGCAAGGCACAGCATGTGCAGAAGTTCCATGCCGGCCCAGTACTTTTCCCAAAAGGGAGTCGCGACCATGTCCAAGCTTGTTCGCATTGTTGTTCAGCTTCCTGTCGAATTGAAGGAGCAACTGGACGCCCTCAAACAACAGGGATATACGACGAGTGGTTTCATCCGCGCCACCTTGGAGCGGGAACTGAATCAGCTCAAACCACGGCCGGACTCTGTCGCGAGAAAGGTTGTGAATAAGTGAGGTCATGAAGCATCCAGAGTCACAGGAGTAGGCACAAGGGTGGCACGGCTTGCTGACTTGATCAGAGAGCGGACGCCTGATTCGCAGAATGGAGGGGCATTGTCCCCGAAGCTGGGATCCTCAACTCTGAACAGTGATCGTTCCTGGTGCCTCTCAACAAGACAGGAGCTCTGGAAGATCAGAGAGGTGGTTCGTTCAAGTAAGACCCCACCGCTCACAGGATGTCCCGATCTCGCGGGACAGTTGGTGCAGCTCCTCAATCGCAGCGACGAACTCGTCAGATGGGCCCTGAACGGCCAAACCGAGGACTACGTCCTAGACAATGCCCTCCATGTCGCAGTCTTGGCAGCCAAAGTCGGCATGGGGTTACAGTATTCTCAGCAGAACTTGGAGCAGCTGGTGTTGGCAGGCCTGTTGCACGACATCGGTATGTGGACCCTTCCGGTATCGCTCGTCGAGAAAAGCGAAGCCCTATCTGATGAAGAACGAGATATCCTTCGTACTCATCCTGAACGAGGCCGTCGGATTCTCGCATGTCAGGGTAGTGTGTTTGAAGGCGTCTCGGCGATCATTGCACAAGAACATGAGCGGTGTGATGGCAGCGGATACCCATGTCGACTTAAGGACGGGCAGATTACCGAGTCTGCACTGGTCATTGGAGTGGTCGATACACTCGACGCAATGGTCACCTTACGACCCTATCGCGAGCGCCTGACGCCACACCGGGGTGTTCGTGAGTTGCTTCTCCACGCCAAGACGACCTTTTCCCTCCCTGTGCTGAAAGCCTTGGGAGATCAGATCACGCTCTATCCGATCGGAACCGATGTACGCCTCAATACGGGCGAAAACGGAACGGTGACGAAGGTCAATTCGCACTATCCGCTCCGGCCCGTGGTGACGATCTCAACGCTCGGTGAGGCGAGTGATGTCGATTTGTCCCGATGTCCGTCGGCGCACATTGTGGAGGCCCTGCACGGAAGGAGCGCCCAGTAGGGAGAACCGGTATGCCGAGACTTTGGAGGAAGCCTGTGGCGGTCGGGCTATTGCTGGCCGAAATCGGGTCGTTGCTGCTGACCGGTTGTCGAAACCCCGGACAATCCACCTTGCCCCCATCCGCAGTGCCTTCCGCTCCTCATGCACTTCCACCCCTGTCGAAAGGCGATGTGTATGCGGACGAGACTGTCCCGACTTCAGAGATACCGATCGAGGCGGGAGACACGCTGGAGGTCGCCATTCGTAGAGGAGCGGGAGAAGAAAAGTACAGCAGCTTGGTACGCGAGAACGGATCCGTGTCCGTGGGGTTTATGGAGGTCGACGTCGGAGGCGTCACGGTGGCTGAGGCCGAACGGCGGGTGCAGGAGGCCGCCAGGCCTTTCATGCGAGAGCCCCGTGCTCAGATCGCCCTGAAAAAAAAGCTGCTCAAAATCAAACGTGTCTTTGTATTCGGAGATGTCAAGAAACCCGGGATGGTTCCCATGGTGAGGAATATGACGGTACTGCAGGCCCTCGCAGCGGCAGACAACTTCCACGAGACCGCGCTCTTGGAAGAGATTCGAGTGGTTCGAGGAGGAGATTTCACCAGGCCCCATATTCTGACGGCGGATCTCGCGCGGGTGTTCACATATGGCGATCTTTCGCGAAACATCGCGCTCGAGGAGAATGACGTGATTTATGTCCCACGTGAGCACCTGGGTGATGCGAAAGAAGCGGCGCTGAAGATGATGCCGATTGTTCAAGTCGCCATGATGCCGCTTTATCCGGCGCTTCTGGTCCCGGCGTTCATGACGTTTAGGCCATAGTTCGATGGTTGGAGACGAGACGCATGGCACAATACGAGCTCAACCTCATCGACTACTGGCTGATCCTCAAGAAGCGCAAATACCTGATCCTACTTTCCACCGTCATGGTGGTACTGTTCACTCTCCTCTTTTCGGAACTTCTCAAGCCGAGCCCGATGTATGAAGCTGCTGCACGGGTAAAGTTCGAGCGTAGTACAACGGTGGCCCAGCAACTCCTGGAGTCCCTCTCGTACTCAAGTGTGAACGATCTCAGCACTCAGCTCGAATTCATACGAAGTTTTCCGGTCATGGAGCGGGTGGGGATGGATCTCGGACGGGTGCCTCATAATGCTTCAGAAGAGGAGAAACACTCGGCTACCTATTTGAACATCGTGTACAACCTCGGCCAAGAAATTACGGCACAACGCGAAGGTGATACCAACATCATCCGCATTTCAGCGACGTCTGATGACCCGGAACAGGCGGAGCGGATGGCCAATTTCGCAGCGACGGCCTACCGAGTGGAAAATATTGCCGCGCGCAATCGACTGGTGACCGAATCCCGTCGGTTCGTAGAAGAACAGCTGGAGAATCTGGAAAAACGGCTCAATGACTCCGAGGAAGCGTTGCGGGCTTTCAAGGAACAGGAGGGGCAGGTGTTTCTTTCGGAGGAAGCCCGAGCGGCGTTGGATACCTTCACCAAGCTTGAAGAACAGTCTAACGACGTCTTGCGAAAACGCATCGAGGGCGAGCGACAAATCGAGGTCTTGAAACGATCGGACGCCGTGATCGGTCATCAGAGCACCGGGCGGATTTTCACTGAAGAACCGAGTGCGCTCCTCACGATCCTGAATCAACGGCTGCTGGATCTGATTCAAGAACGAGATGCCATGCTGATCAATTACACGTTCGATCATCCACAAGTCGCCGAACAGCAAAAGAAGATCGACAATGTCAAGTTAGAGATGATTCGGGAGCTGAAATCAAAGGTGGCCACGCTGAGTGATCGAGAGGATGCGCTTCAAAAACAGCGGGACCACTACCGCCAGCGCTATCTGGGGTACCCTCGATCCTCGATTCATATGAGCCGTTTGGAACGCGAGGTCAAGGTGAATACGGACCTTCTTGCGACCCTAAAGGCCAAACACCAGGAATTGTTGATTAAAGGAGCAGAGCGGATTGAAGAAGTGACGATTATTGCTCCAGCCATGACGCCGAACAAACCGATCAACGCATCGAACGTCGGGTTGAACTTGATGATCGGATCGCTGATGGGATGTGTGCTGGGCGTTGTGCTGGCGTTCGGTCGTGAATCCTTTGATACGTCCATAGGAACCATCGAAGGAGTCGAGGAGTTCCTCAAAGTGCCTGTCTTGGGAATCATTCCCCAGTTTGATTACAAAGCGCTCAAGGAGATGGCCGAAGAAACCCTGCCGCCGGATACCCCCGCTACTGTGGTGGAGAGTTTGTCGAAGCTGATCTGCCTTCTTGACCCGAAGTCCGTCTTGTCGGAGAGCCTTCGCTCGCTTCGGACGAACATTCAATTCGCCAGCATGGATCGCCGAGTCAAATCGATTATTTTTACCAGCGCCGGCCTGGGCGAGGGTAAGAGCACCTGCGTCATCAATCTGGCGATCACTATGGCTCAAGAAGGGATGAAGGTGCTGCTGGTGGATGCCGATCTCCGCAAACCGATCGTGCACCAACGGCTGGGGTTGGACCGCGAGCCGGGATTGGTCGATGCATTGCTCGGGGCCACTTCCTGGCGATCCTACGTCCGTTCTGCCACGGATCTGATGCTTGGGACTGTTGGTGTCGATCGAGTCATGAATACCCCTGGGTTGGACAACCTTCACGTGCTTACCAGCGGGTCAGAATCAGGAAACCCCAACGAGTTCTTGAACATTAATAAAATCAAGACCCTGACATCAGAAATGCAAGCCGATTACGACATCGTGCTGATCGACACACCGCCAATTCTTCCCGTGACGGACGCGGTGGCCTTCAGCTCACGTGTCGATGGGACCATCTTGGTATACCAGGTCGGTCGAATCGGGCGAAACGCGCTCAAGCGAGCCAAATTCCTGCTCGACCATGCCCAGGCGAATGTTCTTGGTGTCGTCTTGACCAATGTGAAGTCGGAAGTGACGCCGGAGTACGGACTCTATCGGTATGAGCCCCGATAACCAGCCGGAGGAGCCTCCGTGTCATGCAACAAGCAACCATTAGCCCCCAAGATAGTCTGGTTATCGCGGTACTAGCCGCCGTCACCGCAGTTGGTCTCACACTCACGACCCCCACAGTCGGCATGCAAGCCGTCGTGGGGTTTGTGATCGTTCTCACGGCCTTCACCTCCGTCTCTGCTGCTCTCTACCTCCTGATTGCTTCCATGCTGTTGTCTCCCGAGGTCGCGATCGGGCGGATCGAAGGACGCGGTGTCGGTGGGCGAGAGTTGTCGTTTCGGATGGACGACATTCTATTGGTTGTCATTGGATTCAGTTGGTTGGTCAAGAACATCGTCTATCGTGAACTGGCTTTATTTCGTGAGACACCACTGAACCGACCGATCGCTGCATACATGGCGATCTGCGTTGTCTCAACTTTAGTCGGTGTTCTGAACGGACATGTCAGACCTATGACGGGGTTTTTCTTTGTGCTGAAGTACTTTGAATATTTTTTCGTATTTTTTATGGTCGTCAACCATGTGCGGTCTCAGCAGCAGGTCGTTGGGCTCGTGGTGGCTCTCCTTACCGTCGGCCTCCTTGTCAGCTTGTATGCGATCTCCCAAATACCGAGCGGCCAGCGTGCCTCAGCCCCGTTTGAAGGTGAAAGCGGAGAGCCGAATACGTTGGGCGGCTACTTGGTGTTCCTTCTGGCTATCATGACCGGACTCTTGTTGCATGTTCAGTTCCTCCCGATTCGCATCACATTGTTGGCACTCAGCGGTTTTGCCGTCTTGGCCTTGATGGCCACCTTGTCGAGATCTTCATACTTGGCCGGCATCGTCCTCCTCATGACGGTAGGGTTGACCCAGTGGAGACGTCCACGGGTGCTGACGCTGTTGCTCGTCATCGTTGCATTGGTTCCATTGCTGGCCCCTCCCAATGTGAAACAACGGGTCAATGAAACCTTTTTTGGTCGCCAATATGGCGGAGAGATCAAAGTGGGTCATGTGGGATTGGACCTCTCCACAACGGAGCGCCTCAAATCATGGGCCTATATTCTCAAGGACTGGGTCCATGATCCTATTCTTGGGCGAGGAATTACCGGGTATGCATGGGCCGACGCACAATACGTCAAAATCATCGGTGAGACCGGTCTCGCCGGACTCGTCGCGTTCGGGTTCATTATCTATCGACTTTGGCGCTGTGCCCGCGAGTCCTTCTTGTCTCAAGCCGATCCCTTTGCCAAAGGGTTGGCCCATGGGTTTCTCTTAGGGCTCGTCGCCATGCTCGCGCACGGGATCGGAGCCAATACGTTTATCATCATCCGGATTATGGAACCGTTTTGGCTTTGCGCTGGGTTGGTCATGCTATTGCCCACCCTGTCTACTCAGGCCCAGCCATTGACCAAGCCCGAGGAGGCCCTGTGACGTGGTTTTTCTTTTGTTATTGGTATGAGCGGGATGCCCCGCATGATCCTGTCGGACTGGTGCGGATCTGGGCGTTGGCCGATGCCTTAACCGACGTGGGAGACAGAGTGACGCTCTTCCCTCCGCGGTATCGATCGGCACGAGCTCAACGAACTTGTACCATCATTCCGATTCCCCTTATTCATCTGCCGCTGATCCGTCCACTATCATATGCGTTCTTGTCGTTCGTGCGTGGCCTGATGCAAGCGCTCATCATCAGGCCGGATATCGTGTACTACCGATGGATGGACAGTCCGCATGCTCTGATCTTGGCCAAATTGCTCCGCGTGCCGTGCGTCTGCGAAGTCAACGGCGAACCGGTTCCTCAATGGCCTGGAAACCAGAGAGAGTTTGTGCGTTGGTTCAAGCAGCTGTTGGCCTGCTTGGCGTTGAAACGCTGCGATCGCATCGTTGTTTTGACAGCGGGATTGCGGACATTGCTGCAGGAACGGTATGGGGTCCCGCTTGAGCGGATCGCTGTACTTCCGAGTGGTACCGATGTGCAACGGTTTGCTGCACGAGATGCGGTGGCCAGCCGCCTTGAACTGGGCCTTTTGCCGAATCGACCGTACGTTGGGTTCGTCGGAAGCTTCTATCGATACCAAGGTTTGGCTTGCCTGCTCGATGCGATGATGTTGGTCAGGCAGGTCCGTCCATCGACTGAGCTGCTACTGGTAGGGGACGGAGAAGTGATTGAAGAACTGAAGCAACAGGCTAAGGGGATGGGATTCGACGGCAGCGTTACGTGGGTTGGCCGAGTCCCTTACTGGGAGGTGCCGACTTGGATTGGTGCGATGAACGTGTGTGTCGCACCATTCCGCGGGGAGCGAGGAGAAACTTCGCCGGTGAAACTTTTCGACTATTTGGCCTGTCATCGTCCGGTCGTGGCAAGCGCCATCCCCAGCGTCGTATCGACATTTACTCCTGACAGCGGGGTGCAGCTTGTCCAGCCGGACGATCCTCGTCCGTTGGCCGATGCGATTCTTGCCTTGTTGAGCGATCCAGGTCGGTGCGCGTTGTTGGGTAGGCAGGGGCGTCGATTTGTTGAAGCGCGGTTCTCCTGGACGGCTCTCGTAGAGCAACTTCGTCAATGGGTCGGCGAAGACCTGGGAGTCATCCGGCATGCGGATTCTCACGTATTGTGATGAAGACATCGGGGTGGCGGCCGGTGGGTCCCGACAGGTGCTGGAACTTGCCAAGGCACTCGCATTGCGCGGTCACGAAGTCACTCTAGTGGCGCCGCAGTCAGAACGAGAGAGAATCGCCCTCGCGCCTTCGACCCAGGTTCAGATT from Nitrospira sp. encodes:
- a CDS encoding SLBB domain-containing protein, coding for MPRLWRKPVAVGLLLAEIGSLLLTGCRNPGQSTLPPSAVPSAPHALPPLSKGDVYADETVPTSEIPIEAGDTLEVAIRRGAGEEKYSSLVRENGSVSVGFMEVDVGGVTVAEAERRVQEAARPFMREPRAQIALKKKLLKIKRVFVFGDVKKPGMVPMVRNMTVLQALAAADNFHETALLEEIRVVRGGDFTRPHILTADLARVFTYGDLSRNIALEENDVIYVPREHLGDAKEAALKMMPIVQVAMMPLYPALLVPAFMTFRP
- a CDS encoding glycosyltransferase family 4 protein yields the protein MTWFFFCYWYERDAPHDPVGLVRIWALADALTDVGDRVTLFPPRYRSARAQRTCTIIPIPLIHLPLIRPLSYAFLSFVRGLMQALIIRPDIVYYRWMDSPHALILAKLLRVPCVCEVNGEPVPQWPGNQREFVRWFKQLLACLALKRCDRIVVLTAGLRTLLQERYGVPLERIAVLPSGTDVQRFAARDAVASRLELGLLPNRPYVGFVGSFYRYQGLACLLDAMMLVRQVRPSTELLLVGDGEVIEELKQQAKGMGFDGSVTWVGRVPYWEVPTWIGAMNVCVAPFRGERGETSPVKLFDYLACHRPVVASAIPSVVSTFTPDSGVQLVQPDDPRPLADAILALLSDPGRCALLGRQGRRFVEARFSWTALVEQLRQWVGEDLGVIRHADSHVL
- a CDS encoding YlcI/YnfO family protein yields the protein MSKLVRIVVQLPVELKEQLDALKQQGYTTSGFIRATLERELNQLKPRPDSVARKVVNK
- a CDS encoding O-antigen ligase family protein is translated as MQQATISPQDSLVIAVLAAVTAVGLTLTTPTVGMQAVVGFVIVLTAFTSVSAALYLLIASMLLSPEVAIGRIEGRGVGGRELSFRMDDILLVVIGFSWLVKNIVYRELALFRETPLNRPIAAYMAICVVSTLVGVLNGHVRPMTGFFFVLKYFEYFFVFFMVVNHVRSQQQVVGLVVALLTVGLLVSLYAISQIPSGQRASAPFEGESGEPNTLGGYLVFLLAIMTGLLLHVQFLPIRITLLALSGFAVLALMATLSRSSYLAGIVLLMTVGLTQWRRPRVLTLLLVIVALVPLLAPPNVKQRVNETFFGRQYGGEIKVGHVGLDLSTTERLKSWAYILKDWVHDPILGRGITGYAWADAQYVKIIGETGLAGLVAFGFIIYRLWRCARESFLSQADPFAKGLAHGFLLGLVAMLAHGIGANTFIIIRIMEPFWLCAGLVMLLPTLSTQAQPLTKPEEAL
- a CDS encoding polysaccharide biosynthesis tyrosine autokinase, whose product is MAQYELNLIDYWLILKKRKYLILLSTVMVVLFTLLFSELLKPSPMYEAAARVKFERSTTVAQQLLESLSYSSVNDLSTQLEFIRSFPVMERVGMDLGRVPHNASEEEKHSATYLNIVYNLGQEITAQREGDTNIIRISATSDDPEQAERMANFAATAYRVENIAARNRLVTESRRFVEEQLENLEKRLNDSEEALRAFKEQEGQVFLSEEARAALDTFTKLEEQSNDVLRKRIEGERQIEVLKRSDAVIGHQSTGRIFTEEPSALLTILNQRLLDLIQERDAMLINYTFDHPQVAEQQKKIDNVKLEMIRELKSKVATLSDREDALQKQRDHYRQRYLGYPRSSIHMSRLEREVKVNTDLLATLKAKHQELLIKGAERIEEVTIIAPAMTPNKPINASNVGLNLMIGSLMGCVLGVVLAFGRESFDTSIGTIEGVEEFLKVPVLGIIPQFDYKALKEMAEETLPPDTPATVVESLSKLICLLDPKSVLSESLRSLRTNIQFASMDRRVKSIIFTSAGLGEGKSTCVINLAITMAQEGMKVLLVDADLRKPIVHQRLGLDREPGLVDALLGATSWRSYVRSATDLMLGTVGVDRVMNTPGLDNLHVLTSGSESGNPNEFLNINKIKTLTSEMQADYDIVLIDTPPILPVTDAVAFSSRVDGTILVYQVGRIGRNALKRAKFLLDHAQANVLGVVLTNVKSEVTPEYGLYRYEPR
- a CDS encoding HD domain-containing protein translates to MARLADLIRERTPDSQNGGALSPKLGSSTLNSDRSWCLSTRQELWKIREVVRSSKTPPLTGCPDLAGQLVQLLNRSDELVRWALNGQTEDYVLDNALHVAVLAAKVGMGLQYSQQNLEQLVLAGLLHDIGMWTLPVSLVEKSEALSDEERDILRTHPERGRRILACQGSVFEGVSAIIAQEHERCDGSGYPCRLKDGQITESALVIGVVDTLDAMVTLRPYRERLTPHRGVRELLLHAKTTFSLPVLKALGDQITLYPIGTDVRLNTGENGTVTKVNSHYPLRPVVTISTLGEASDVDLSRCPSAHIVEALHGRSAQ